One stretch of Rhipicephalus sanguineus isolate Rsan-2018 chromosome 10, BIME_Rsan_1.4, whole genome shotgun sequence DNA includes these proteins:
- the LOC119406615 gene encoding uncharacterized protein LOC119406615: MERLLRGRKFLRSQLDGIVQEVEGLLREQELPSSQVRVSIERINAIYAQIKTIDDSLIDETPDELIEAEAIVASSYGDKIVTLTAKLRFAILDNQASQASRPTRSQALTTTSQASVSFRPRMPQLELQKFDGNRLKWHRLWMQFSTAVHNNDDLSAAEKFNYLSTLVTGTAAAAIRNPGNGRVL; encoded by the coding sequence ATGGAACGGCTACTCCGAGGACGCAAGTTCCTGCGCTCGCAACTGGATGGCATCGTACAAGAAGTGGAAGGCCTCCTACGAGAACAAGAGCTGCCATCGTCACAGGTCAGAGTTTCGATTGAACGAATCAACGCGATCTACGCACAGATAAAGACGATAGATGACAGCCTAATAGACGAGACGCCCGacgagctgatcgaggcagaggcGATAGTCGCGAGCAGTTATGGGGACAAGATTGTAACATTGACGGCAAAGCTTCGCTTTGCGATTCTGGACAACCAGGCGTCTCAAGCCTCGCGCCCGACGAGGAGCCAAGCTTTGACGACGACGAGCCAAGCTTCCGTCAGTTTCAGGCCGAGAATGCCGCAACTAGAACTGCAGAAATTCGACGGCAACCGACTAAAATGGCATCGATTGTGGATGCAGTTCTCGACGGCAGtgcacaacaacgacgaccttAGCGCTGCCGAgaagttcaactacttgagcacgcTTGTCACTGGAACTGCCGCTGCAGCCATCCGGAATCCAGGCAACGGGAGAGTGCTATGA
- the LOC119406616 gene encoding uncharacterized protein LOC119406616: protein MWLQQQLGSSKRPKPKLTTLQGEKPHRGYDNDNFVVNLSSRQLSPTEHTVLAKGHNFNVNTAHPSLPRIIAATEEGIRRLDNGIRENVRLKAIGVLSKIGKRREHNMSREENNAIRSLRNDENIVILPADKGNAMVVLDREAYSDKVRDLLHSPAYETLAKDPTPRVQRELNKLLADIFKRHPEI from the exons atgtggctgcaacaacagctcggaagcaGCAAGCGGCCAAAACCCAAGCTCACGACACTTCAAGGAGAAAAACCCCACCGCGGATATGACAACGATAATTTCGTCGTCAACCtgtcctccagacaactctccccTACCGAGCATACCGTGCTGGCCAAGGGACACAACTTCAACGTGAACACGGCGCATCCGTCACTACCAAGGATCATTGCGGCTACGGAGGAaggcataagacgactcgacaaCGGCATTCGAGAAAATgtccgtctcaaggccatcggtgtactatcaaaaataggaaaGCGCCGTGAGCACAACATGTCGAGGGAGGAGAATAATGCGATCCGTTCACTCCGGAATGACGAGAACATTGTCATCCTCCCAGCCGACAAGGGCAACGCAATGGTCGTGCTCGATAGGGAGGCGTACAGCGACAAAGTGCGTGATCTCCTTCACAGCCCGGCCTATGAAACGCTggcgaaagaccccacaccaagagtccaaagggaactgaacAAGCTCCTGGCGGATATCTTTAAGAGGCACCCGGAG ATctag